One Cheilinus undulatus linkage group 22, ASM1832078v1, whole genome shotgun sequence DNA window includes the following coding sequences:
- the fis1 gene encoding mitochondrial fission 1 protein → MEAVVSDVVAPEDLLKFEKKYNNELVKGAVSKDTKFEYAWCLIRSKYTEDIKKGIVLLEELVQKSTKDDSRDFLFYLGVANYRLKEYEKALKYIRTLLRNEPGNKQALDLEKLIDKALKKDGLVGMAIVGGLGIGVVGLAGLIGLAVSKGAKS, encoded by the exons ATGGAGGCTGTGGTGAGCGATGTGGTAGCTCCTGAAGACCTTTTA aaatttgaGAAGAAATACAACAACGAGCTGGTGAAAGGAGCTGTCTCCaaagacacaaagtttgaatATGCCTGGTGTCTGATCAGAAGTAAATACACAGAGGATATCAAAAAGGGAATTGTTCTCTTGGAAG AACTCGTTCAGAAATCCACAAAGGACGACTCCCGGGACTTCTTGTTCTACCTTGGAGTGGCAAACTACAGACTCAAA GAATATGAGAAAGCGCTGAAGTACATCCGGACTCTTCTACGGAACGAGCCGGGAAACAAGCAGGCTCTGGATCTGGAGAAACTCATCGACAAGGCTTTAAAGAAAG ATGGCCTGGTTGGCATGGCGATTGTCGGGGGGCTCGGCATCGGCGTGGTCGGTTTGGCGGGGCTCATTGGCTTGGCTGTGTCGAAGGGAGCTAAATCCTAA